A window from Candidatus Lokiarchaeota archaeon encodes these proteins:
- the serC gene encoding 3-phosphoserine/phosphohydroxythreonine transaminase has translation MVERVYNFYPGPATLPLPVLKKAKEKLLNYDGNGMSVMEISHRSDQYEEIHYRAMELVSDLMDLPDDFKVLWLQGGASTQFWMAPLNLQIPGKPIDVLHAGRWSAKFIKEAKLYGDVNVVASSEEDDYEYIPKDIDFDDDAAFAYMTSNNTVNGSQIFNWPEVPEGVPVVCDMSSDIMAREIDPDYFGVIFAGAQKNLGPAGVTMVAVREHLLDRVPEDTPTLQKWKTHVNRDSLFNTPPVFPIYMCKLVLEYYDELGGVEALEKRNRKKAGMLYDVIDESNGFYKGHIVKEDRSIMNVTFNLPTEELEKKCIKEGEERGLIGLSGHRSIGGMRASIYNAMSIEGVETLCDFLKEFQEENQ, from the coding sequence ATGGTTGAGCGAGTATACAACTTCTATCCCGGACCGGCAACGCTTCCTCTGCCAGTACTCAAGAAAGCAAAGGAAAAATTGCTGAACTATGATGGAAATGGTATGTCCGTTATGGAGATATCTCATAGGTCCGATCAATACGAAGAGATTCATTACCGAGCAATGGAACTAGTTAGCGATCTAATGGACCTGCCTGATGACTTCAAAGTTCTCTGGCTTCAGGGCGGGGCATCGACACAATTCTGGATGGCCCCACTGAACCTGCAGATACCAGGCAAACCCATAGACGTTCTTCACGCCGGAAGATGGTCAGCGAAGTTCATCAAAGAAGCCAAATTGTATGGCGATGTGAATGTGGTTGCTTCGTCTGAAGAGGACGACTACGAATACATCCCGAAAGACATAGACTTCGATGATGATGCGGCCTTTGCGTATATGACCAGCAACAACACAGTGAACGGTAGCCAAATTTTCAACTGGCCCGAAGTACCTGAAGGTGTTCCCGTTGTCTGCGATATGTCATCGGACATTATGGCAAGAGAGATTGACCCAGACTATTTCGGCGTCATCTTTGCTGGAGCTCAGAAGAATCTTGGACCAGCCGGTGTCACCATGGTTGCGGTCAGGGAGCATCTACTTGATCGAGTTCCGGAAGATACACCCACTTTGCAGAAGTGGAAAACCCACGTCAACCGAGACTCGTTGTTCAACACACCGCCTGTATTCCCCATATACATGTGCAAGCTTGTGCTTGAATACTACGACGAACTCGGGGGTGTTGAAGCACTTGAGAAGAGGAACCGAAAGAAGGCCGGTATGCTCTATGATGTGATTGATGAGTCCAATGGTTTCTACAAAGGACACATTGTGAAAGAAGACAGAAGCATCATGAACGTCACGTTCAACTTGCCAACTGAAGAGCTCGAGAAGAAGTGCATCAAAGAAGGCGAGGAACGCGGTCTGATAGGACTCAGCGGTCACAGATCAATAGGCGGAATGAGAGCTTCGATTTACAATGCGATGAGCATTGAAGGAGTAGAGACTCTCTGTGACTTCCTCAAGGAATTTCAAGAAGAAAACCAGTAG
- a CDS encoding DUF1015 family protein — protein sequence MVKVVPFKAHRYNKEKVEDLSNVVSPPYDVIEGEKVDKLQNKSEYNIAWVIKNKPRKNDTESDNQYTRARDILHRWIEKDILKQEDEESFYVYGQNFEVHGKEMFRFGFIGLLRLEDFATEEPEEGSFAGVLQHEETMPKDIQDRLNLSRQCMAQFGQIFVIYPDHEGNVDSVLEGAMDNNAVIDITDNEGVRHRIWKISNNESKDAIQKHMDDKYVIIADGHHRYKTALALMRENPDLEAAKYRMLTFVNIDNPGLVVLPTHRLVQNVEGFSKSKLLDKLKVYFDVHVSPDKERMFELMEKQFEKGKHAFGLYMDDGNFYTLTLKDEDVMDEMLTDKSEELRKLDVSILHALILDRLLGIGKDKLAESSISGGGYVEYIKDIGDAVEESIEAVNNEYQAVFFMNPTKVEEVEAVSKNFECMPSKSTFFAPKCYSGFTINVLELPD from the coding sequence ATGGTCAAAGTGGTTCCTTTCAAAGCGCACAGATACAACAAAGAAAAAGTCGAGGATCTTTCCAATGTGGTTTCCCCTCCGTATGATGTTATCGAAGGTGAAAAAGTCGACAAGCTTCAGAACAAGTCGGAATACAATATCGCCTGGGTTATCAAGAACAAACCAAGAAAAAACGACACGGAATCGGATAACCAGTATACTAGGGCACGAGATATTCTTCATAGGTGGATTGAGAAGGATATCTTGAAACAGGAAGATGAAGAATCCTTCTACGTGTATGGCCAGAATTTTGAAGTCCACGGGAAGGAAATGTTCAGATTTGGTTTCATCGGTCTTCTCCGGCTTGAGGATTTCGCCACAGAAGAGCCAGAAGAAGGGTCATTCGCCGGGGTGTTGCAACATGAGGAGACCATGCCAAAGGACATCCAGGATCGGCTCAACCTCAGCAGGCAGTGCATGGCCCAGTTTGGCCAAATCTTTGTTATCTATCCAGATCACGAAGGCAATGTCGATAGTGTTCTAGAAGGCGCAATGGATAACAACGCCGTCATTGACATAACGGACAACGAAGGTGTACGACACAGAATCTGGAAAATCAGCAATAATGAATCCAAAGATGCGATTCAAAAACACATGGACGACAAGTACGTCATCATCGCAGACGGGCACCACCGGTACAAAACAGCTCTCGCGCTTATGCGGGAGAATCCAGACCTCGAAGCAGCGAAGTACCGAATGCTCACGTTTGTCAACATAGATAACCCCGGCCTCGTCGTGTTACCAACTCACAGGCTCGTTCAGAATGTTGAGGGGTTCTCGAAGAGCAAGCTTCTGGATAAGCTCAAGGTCTACTTCGATGTGCATGTCTCCCCCGACAAGGAAAGGATGTTTGAATTGATGGAAAAGCAATTTGAGAAAGGCAAACACGCGTTCGGTCTCTATATGGACGATGGCAACTTCTATACTCTGACTCTCAAAGATGAAGATGTGATGGACGAAATGCTGACAGATAAGTCAGAAGAACTGAGAAAGCTCGATGTGAGTATTCTCCATGCTCTCATCCTCGACAGGTTGCTCGGAATAGGCAAGGACAAGCTGGCAGAGAGTTCGATTTCGGGTGGTGGATATGTGGAGTACATCAAAGATATCGGTGACGCCGTAGAGGAATCCATTGAAGCAGTCAACAACGAGTATCAAGCCGTCTTCTTCATGAACCCCACGAAAGTCGAGGAAGTTGAGGCTGTATCAAAGAACTTCGAATGTATGCCGAGTAAGAGCACGTTTTTCGCGCCAAAATGCTATTCTGGCTTTACTATTAATGTACTTGAGTTGCCAGATTAA
- a CDS encoding S8 family serine peptidase — MPRDQARQKLDLDYLTDEYGAKIPIVARIEREIDSDTIAFMDQAGVVFGLVSPEKSSIGNHFLLEGPAGGFEKCLEHGIISDWSLQTSPEQLHATRDVSMSEINATNAWNQLDRLDRNVTGEDILIADLDSGVDWTHPDLWFADGGTFDWKESGPANAVFDNGTDYVDLDGDDNPDTGEELYAIDLDRDGSYNCSTDWLWADNVTQDGIPQIGEPYFVVNDTNGDDQLQLGEPLTMLATPKTKYIVEEDGFDNLQVWMRGKNLTQSTHEDTDGHGTAVSGILLGGQIGFRKYVGAAPSAELMMIKVLGSGGTSLTVEKALMYARNQGADVILTEFGSWTYHYLDGSSPAAGLIDDLVDDGVPVISPSGNLGDKEKHANATVAPDTPYDIDFHIPTPAADPYLEGDIEDVYITVLSVNDTDFSTCNFSLVIDFTSWSGPASHTIYLHPGAGKDNWNGEAPVAFGGSTLIVESYISVSSRSTKMLAIHIFTSGGGSLPTTAVGGPYHQLNITAPTITTFHAYISDDKTSWTGGAIWTSDVFDYYHITWPSTADSAVSVASYHSRDLLGGTIGDIADFSSRGPRIDEVQKQAVAAPGGYDIISDYSNASTWYGWYNDYGSLPFDNRFASYQLFSGTSASGPHVAGCAALMLQISPSLGSEVGDYIKSTARNDSFTGAVPNPTWGYGKLDVLAAVLSIDVEAPVIHSFERNPLSVEYYQSVTVEANVSDNSDFVNVYLKYNATGWVENKTVLMTEQPSGNYTVEIGPFNYSQSIYYSVFANDTGGNGNETSWVMFSVGDTVKPDMVNPWRNATSPGANRDVAISIDVLEPAGAAGVDTVLLNYTTNDWSNFTVLTMQGTQDTYSVVIPGQSLDTSVEYFFWANDTEGNTNYTSIYNYTTISPESNPPTIGTPNRTPESPNSQENVTITVFVSDDTEVDTVILSYNDGTDWHNTTMTKEDSTYTGVIPGLPGGTEVSYRIFASDVLGNWEISSIYTYTVESETTTTTTTTTTTTSPTSTPTTTTTTPTTPGLTPDYLRLAIMISLIVVMVIVWIAYQRYRSK; from the coding sequence ATGCCGCGCGATCAAGCTCGACAGAAACTCGATTTGGATTACCTAACGGATGAGTATGGAGCGAAGATACCTATTGTTGCTCGGATTGAAAGAGAAATCGATAGTGACACGATTGCGTTTATGGACCAAGCTGGAGTAGTATTCGGTTTGGTTTCACCTGAGAAAAGCAGCATAGGGAATCACTTTCTTCTCGAAGGTCCCGCGGGAGGCTTTGAAAAGTGCTTGGAGCATGGCATCATTTCAGACTGGAGTCTCCAAACCTCACCTGAACAGCTTCATGCTACAAGGGATGTTTCCATGTCGGAAATAAACGCAACCAATGCCTGGAATCAGCTAGATCGTCTTGACAGGAATGTGACCGGCGAGGATATTCTCATAGCAGATTTGGATTCGGGTGTTGATTGGACGCATCCTGATTTATGGTTTGCAGATGGTGGTACTTTTGATTGGAAAGAGAGTGGTCCTGCTAACGCTGTATTTGACAATGGTACGGATTATGTCGATTTGGATGGGGACGATAACCCTGACACAGGAGAGGAACTCTATGCAATCGACCTTGATCGGGATGGCAGCTACAATTGCTCTACTGACTGGCTATGGGCTGATAATGTTACTCAGGATGGTATTCCTCAGATAGGGGAACCCTACTTCGTTGTCAATGATACAAACGGTGATGACCAGCTTCAGCTGGGCGAGCCACTTACTATGCTGGCTACTCCGAAAACCAAGTACATTGTTGAGGAAGATGGATTTGATAATCTCCAAGTATGGATGAGAGGAAAGAATCTCACACAGAGTACTCACGAGGATACAGATGGCCATGGCACAGCTGTTTCGGGTATTCTACTAGGGGGTCAAATTGGTTTTAGAAAATACGTGGGCGCCGCACCTAGCGCAGAACTGATGATGATTAAAGTACTCGGTTCTGGTGGCACAAGCCTTACAGTTGAGAAGGCGCTCATGTATGCTCGCAATCAAGGCGCTGATGTCATTCTCACTGAGTTTGGATCATGGACCTATCATTACCTGGATGGTTCTTCTCCGGCTGCAGGCTTGATAGATGATCTTGTCGACGACGGTGTACCTGTGATTTCACCAAGTGGAAATCTGGGTGACAAAGAGAAGCATGCAAATGCTACAGTTGCACCCGATACGCCCTATGATATAGACTTCCATATTCCTACGCCAGCAGCTGATCCTTATCTAGAGGGTGATATCGAGGATGTCTACATCACTGTTCTTAGCGTAAATGATACCGATTTCAGTACCTGTAACTTCAGTCTGGTCATCGATTTCACGAGCTGGTCCGGTCCTGCCAGCCATACCATCTATCTCCATCCTGGAGCTGGGAAGGACAATTGGAATGGCGAAGCGCCTGTAGCCTTTGGTGGATCGACTCTAATCGTTGAGTCTTACATATCTGTTTCAAGCCGTTCTACAAAGATGCTCGCAATTCACATTTTCACTTCAGGTGGTGGTTCACTTCCAACCACCGCGGTAGGCGGACCATATCATCAGCTCAATATCACGGCTCCTACAATTACTACTTTTCATGCCTATATTTCCGACGACAAAACCTCGTGGACTGGTGGGGCTATTTGGACAAGTGATGTGTTTGATTACTATCACATAACTTGGCCATCAACTGCTGATTCGGCTGTAAGTGTTGCTAGCTATCATTCCCGAGATCTCTTGGGTGGAACAATTGGCGACATAGCAGATTTCTCATCGAGAGGTCCCCGAATCGATGAGGTTCAAAAACAGGCTGTGGCAGCACCGGGAGGATATGACATAATTAGTGATTACTCAAATGCTTCCACATGGTATGGATGGTACAACGATTATGGGAGCCTTCCGTTCGATAACAGATTCGCCAGCTATCAGCTCTTCAGTGGTACAAGTGCTTCAGGCCCGCACGTAGCTGGGTGCGCCGCTTTGATGTTACAGATTTCACCCTCTCTTGGTTCTGAGGTTGGTGACTACATCAAATCGACGGCAAGAAACGATTCATTTACTGGCGCGGTACCCAATCCGACGTGGGGATATGGGAAGCTCGATGTGCTTGCGGCCGTACTGAGCATAGACGTTGAAGCGCCAGTGATTCACTCATTTGAGAGGAATCCGCTTTCTGTTGAGTACTATCAAAGTGTGACAGTAGAAGCAAATGTGAGTGATAATTCGGATTTTGTGAATGTGTACTTGAAATACAATGCCACAGGCTGGGTTGAAAACAAGACCGTATTGATGACTGAACAGCCCAGCGGCAATTACACTGTGGAAATCGGTCCTTTCAATTATTCCCAGTCGATTTACTACAGCGTTTTCGCTAATGACACGGGAGGTAATGGAAATGAAACCAGCTGGGTGATGTTTTCAGTCGGTGACACTGTAAAACCAGATATGGTGAATCCTTGGAGAAATGCGACTTCACCTGGGGCCAATCGAGATGTAGCTATTTCCATTGACGTTCTAGAGCCTGCAGGTGCTGCTGGAGTAGACACTGTTCTGCTCAACTATACTACGAATGATTGGTCTAACTTCACTGTGTTGACTATGCAGGGGACTCAGGATACATATTCTGTGGTGATACCTGGACAGTCGCTAGATACTTCTGTAGAGTACTTCTTCTGGGCAAATGATACTGAAGGTAATACTAACTACACCTCTATCTACAACTATACAACGATTTCTCCTGAAAGCAACCCACCGACTATTGGTACTCCAAATCGAACGCCAGAAAGTCCCAACAGTCAAGAAAATGTCACCATTACCGTATTTGTTTCTGATGATACTGAAGTAGACACCGTTATCCTCTCCTATAATGATGGCACGGATTGGCACAACACCACTATGACCAAAGAGGATTCAACATACACTGGCGTGATTCCTGGATTACCAGGAGGAACAGAAGTATCATACAGAATCTTCGCGAGCGATGTACTTGGTAACTGGGAGATTTCTAGTATTTACACCTACACGGTTGAGAGCGAGACAACTACCACAACGACGACTACCACAACTACAACCTCGCCTACGAGTACACCCACCACGACTACAACGACTCCTACAACACCAGGACTGACACCCGATTATCTGCGACTGGCCATAATGATTTCTCTCATTGTTGTTATGGTCATAGTATGGATTGCATACCAAAGGTACAGGTCCAAATAG
- a CDS encoding metallophosphoesterase encodes MYNASDGKEEMDKMSKTSIFHLSDIHIGEQGVNVGEFQRAVDEVRELASETESPLVLITGDLTSGGLREEYESFAAVVDSVDVPMVIVPGNHDERNYGAAQFEKIFGERFKTYQDENIALYAADSAEPDNDAGHVGRAKYREIREFFSESEGKVRIFALHHHLVPVPHTGREHNVVEDAGDLLGLLDESKCNLVLNGHRHVPWMWRLNDVVHYTTGTLLSRRIRGANTQVYTVVEVSPEEARFTLREREGASKSFASCELRK; translated from the coding sequence ATGTATAATGCGAGTGATGGCAAAGAGGAGATGGACAAGATGAGCAAGACTTCCATATTTCATTTGAGCGATATTCACATCGGAGAACAGGGTGTCAACGTTGGCGAGTTTCAGCGTGCAGTTGATGAGGTAAGAGAACTTGCTTCTGAGACAGAATCACCTTTGGTGCTTATCACAGGTGATTTGACTTCCGGTGGCCTACGGGAAGAGTATGAAAGCTTCGCTGCTGTAGTCGATAGTGTAGATGTACCAATGGTTATAGTTCCTGGTAACCACGATGAACGAAACTACGGGGCCGCTCAGTTTGAGAAAATCTTCGGAGAGCGTTTCAAAACCTACCAGGACGAGAATATTGCCCTTTACGCCGCAGATAGTGCAGAACCGGACAATGATGCAGGTCATGTAGGGCGCGCGAAGTATAGAGAAATCCGGGAATTCTTTAGTGAGAGCGAGGGAAAAGTCAGAATATTTGCTCTACATCACCATCTTGTTCCAGTGCCTCACACCGGTCGAGAGCACAATGTTGTTGAAGACGCCGGTGATTTGTTGGGATTGCTTGACGAATCCAAATGCAACCTTGTCCTGAATGGTCACCGACATGTTCCCTGGATGTGGAGGCTCAATGATGTTGTTCATTATACTACGGGAACACTGCTTTCACGCAGAATTCGAGGGGCTAACACACAGGTCTATACCGTGGTTGAAGTGAGCCCTGAAGAAGCAAGATTCACCCTCCGCGAACGGGAAGGTGCATCCAAGAGTTTCGCCAGCTGCGAGCTTCGTAAATGA
- a CDS encoding peptide deformylase, which yields MPARRILLLGNPKLYAQSDPVSREELGEVNAIVEDLHDTLMEFRNEWGAGRAIAAPQIGEFKRTVYVNIDEPVVLFNPKIVDRSKEMIELWDDCMSFPHLLVKVKRHRRITVEYRDTDWKRIRAEYTDDESELLQHEIDHLNGLLATQRALDSKSFALRSQRDLLQQ from the coding sequence ATGCCAGCAAGAAGGATTCTACTACTGGGCAATCCAAAACTGTATGCACAGTCCGACCCCGTATCTAGGGAAGAACTCGGCGAAGTGAACGCGATTGTAGAAGACCTTCATGATACACTAATGGAGTTTAGAAATGAATGGGGGGCAGGTAGGGCAATTGCAGCACCACAAATTGGTGAATTCAAACGTACTGTCTACGTTAACATAGATGAACCTGTTGTATTGTTTAACCCGAAGATTGTGGATCGAAGCAAGGAAATGATTGAGCTATGGGATGACTGCATGTCATTTCCACATCTGCTGGTGAAAGTCAAGCGACATCGCAGAATCACGGTTGAGTATCGTGATACAGATTGGAAGCGAATCAGAGCGGAATACACAGATGATGAATCTGAGCTGCTCCAACATGAAATCGATCATCTAAACGGACTTCTTGCAACCCAGAGAGCATTAGATTCCAAGTCTTTCGCTTTACGATCTCAACGGGACCTCTTACAACAATGA